The nucleotide sequence GCTGATGGTAACTCTATCATGCAACCCATTTTCCCTTTAAAACTTGATTTTTTAATTGTATTAATAATCTTAGTTAATTGTTTAGAATCGTTAATAAAAGGTATAAAAATTGATAAATTCTTATTTTTCTCATAAACTTTTTCTATCACTGATAATTCTGCAGCAAATTCATCAGTATAAGCAAGTAATCTTCTTGCTCCTCTTAACCCAAATAAAGGATGCTTATCATCTAATATTTCTTTTGTTCCTTCAAGATAATTAGATTCTGTATTTGTTAATTCAGAGAAACGATACCATACATATTCATCATGATAAACATTACAAATATTAGTTAAATAGTTATTAATAAAATTTTGTGTTTCATTATATAGTATATTTTTATTAAGTTCTCTAATAAGGTATTCTCCCCTTATCATTCCTACATTGCAAAATATATCTGCATATATCTTTTGTGTAATATTTTCGCCACTTAATGCTAATTCATTTTTCATTAGTTCTCCTTAAAAAATTCTACCATATCTTTTTTACTATTAAATACATTAAAATCATTTAAAACTTTTACAAATATTTTCAAAAATAAATCATACACATATTCATCAAAGAAAAAACACTTATCTAAATCTTCATCTTTTACATTAGTTTTTATCAATTCTATATATTTATTCATATCAGAATTTTCTTCCATAAGTTCTAGCATTAATTCTATTGATACACAACTTTGTAAATTTTGATCTAACTCTAACATTTCTTCATATAAAGTTTTATCTAAATAAAGGCAGCCAAGTTCGCTATATTCTCTTAATCCATTGGGGAATAATGCTAAATTTTCTTTATTTTTAACTTTTAAATCATCATTTAAAAATATTAAATAAATATAGTTATTATAATTATACTCTTTTACTTTATTTTTTTTATCTGCTAACATCCATTTTTGTTTTATTTTATTTATAATTTCTAATTTATTTTTTTCTACTTTAACCGCTGATAAAGGATAATCTAAAAACTCTATATCTGAAATTTTGATATGTGTTTTCGCCTTAAATAAGGGGTACTCCATATCGTTATCAAATTCTACTTTTCCTATTAAATAATAATCATTATTGTTATAATTATAAGTATATTTTATAGTTTCCATTAACTTTCCTATCTTTTTATTTTTTATTAATATTTATCAAATATTTTATTCTACTTGATACCATTTTAACTCCAACTTTATTACTTTTACCTCTTGGAATTATTACGTCTGCATATCGTTTAGATGGCTCTACAAATTCTAAATGCATAGGTTTAACTGTACGAATATATTGCTCTTTAATATTGTCAAAACTTCTTCCACGTTCTTTCATATCTCTTTCTATACGTCTTAGTAGTCTTATATCATCATCAGTATCAACAAATATTTTAACATCAAATAAGTTTCTTAATTTTTCAACTGAATAAAGTAATATACCTTCAACTATTATTATATCTTGTGCTTCTAATAATTCTTTTTCATCAGTTCTTAAATGTGTTGTAAAATCATATATAGGTTTTTCTATATTTTTTCCTTCTTTCAAATCTTTTATATGTTGTATTAGAAGTTCAAAATCTATTGAATTAGGATGGTCATAATTTAATTTTGATCTTTCTTCAAAACTTAAATCTTTATTATCTTTATAATACGAATCTTGTTCTAATAATACTAAATTACAACCGTATTTTTTTAAATCTTCAACTATCATAGTTGATACACTTGTTTTACCTGAACCAGTTCCACCAGCTATTCCTATTATTATTTTTTCCATTTGCTACTCCTATAAAATTATAATGATGATAATATCTCTATGACTTTTTCGGGACTATCTGTATTTAACATTTCTTCTAAGGCTTCTTCATTAAATGTTAATTTTGATATTAATGCCAATACGTCTAAATGTTCTTTTTTAGTATATTCTGGTGCTATTATCATAAAAAATAATGTTGATGGTTCTTCATCCATTGATGAAAAATCCTTACCTTTTTTATCTATTGCCACTGCCAAAGATATCTTATTAACTACACTTGATTTAGCATGTGGTATTGCTATACCATCTTGCATACCAGTTGATGATAATTTCTCTCTTTCATTTAAATCATTTAATAAAGTATTTAAATCATTTTTATTAATTGTATTATCTTTTACAAATAACATTGCGATTTCTTCAATAATTGCCTCTTTATTATTAGATTCTAGATTAAATACTATTCTATTTTTATCTAAAATATCTTTAAAATGCATACATCCTCCTAATTAT is from Oceanivirga salmonicida and encodes:
- a CDS encoding PTS sugar transporter subunit IIA, producing MHFKDILDKNRIVFNLESNNKEAIIEEIAMLFVKDNTINKNDLNTLLNDLNEREKLSSTGMQDGIAIPHAKSSVVNKISLAVAIDKKGKDFSSMDEEPSTLFFMIIAPEYTKKEHLDVLALISKLTFNEEALEEMLNTDSPEKVIEILSSL
- a CDS encoding putative PEP-binding protein, with protein sequence MKNELALSGENITQKIYADIFCNVGMIRGEYLIRELNKNILYNETQNFINNYLTNICNVYHDEYVWYRFSELTNTESNYLEGTKEILDDKHPLFGLRGARRLLAYTDEFAAELSVIEKVYEKNKNLSIFIPFINDSKQLTKIINTIKKSSFKGKMGCMIELPSAYFDLDNILDTGINRITIGMNDLTSFIFATVRNSEWHDMNSDIMMNIIRDISNKAKNKNVEMVVAGYLEKPFINKLNAMGIKCVVHYHSIPDIFGRDIEFPNHLQEIKKKTKKIRGEKL
- the udk gene encoding uridine kinase, translating into MEKIIIGIAGGTGSGKTSVSTMIVEDLKKYGCNLVLLEQDSYYKDNKDLSFEERSKLNYDHPNSIDFELLIQHIKDLKEGKNIEKPIYDFTTHLRTDEKELLEAQDIIIVEGILLYSVEKLRNLFDVKIFVDTDDDIRLLRRIERDMKERGRSFDNIKEQYIRTVKPMHLEFVEPSKRYADVIIPRGKSNKVGVKMVSSRIKYLININKK